Proteins from one Gaiella occulta genomic window:
- a CDS encoding glycosyltransferase family 4 protein — translation MRVLVLTTSYPRDAGDVAGRFVQDAVEHLRAEGVEVAVVSPASFRHFGIAYGDGIANNLRAAPWRLLLLPLFFLSFARAARRAAGGADVVHAHWLPSAVAGLATRRPLVVQLWGTDVELAKRLPWLFRPVLRRARVVVCASRALAADARALGAGDVRVIASGVDIPAAVGEPDEPPHVLYVGRLSEEKGVRELAEAAAGLPLAVVGDGPLRHLFPQAVGFVPRDELGAYYERAAVVVVPSRREGYGVVAREAMAHGRAVVATRVGGLPDAIEDGVTGLLVPPCEVGALRAALERLLGDAELRARLGSAARERARAAFSWDAAAAATLAADRDAHTPG, via the coding sequence ATGAGGGTCCTCGTCCTGACGACGTCGTACCCGCGAGATGCCGGCGACGTCGCAGGCCGCTTCGTCCAGGACGCGGTCGAGCACCTGCGCGCGGAAGGAGTGGAGGTCGCGGTCGTGTCGCCGGCGTCGTTCCGCCACTTCGGCATCGCCTACGGGGACGGCATCGCCAACAACCTGCGTGCGGCGCCGTGGCGGCTGCTGCTGCTGCCGCTGTTCTTCCTCTCGTTCGCGCGTGCGGCGCGGCGGGCGGCGGGCGGCGCCGACGTCGTGCACGCGCACTGGCTTCCGTCCGCCGTCGCCGGCCTCGCGACGCGGAGGCCGCTCGTCGTGCAGCTCTGGGGCACGGACGTCGAGCTCGCGAAGAGGCTGCCGTGGCTCTTCCGGCCCGTGCTCCGGCGTGCACGCGTGGTCGTGTGCGCGTCCAGGGCCCTGGCCGCGGACGCGCGTGCCCTCGGTGCAGGTGACGTCCGCGTGATAGCGAGCGGTGTCGACATTCCCGCGGCCGTCGGCGAGCCCGACGAGCCGCCGCACGTGCTCTACGTCGGCCGGCTGTCGGAGGAGAAGGGGGTGCGGGAGCTTGCCGAGGCGGCGGCCGGTCTGCCGCTCGCCGTCGTCGGCGACGGGCCGCTCCGGCATCTCTTCCCTCAGGCCGTGGGCTTCGTGCCCCGCGACGAGCTGGGGGCGTACTACGAGCGTGCGGCCGTCGTGGTGGTGCCTTCGCGGCGTGAGGGCTACGGCGTCGTCGCCCGCGAGGCGATGGCGCACGGGCGCGCCGTGGTGGCGACCCGCGTCGGCGGGCTGCCCGACGCGATCGAGGACGGCGTCACGGGGCTGCTCGTGCCTCCGTGCGAGGTCGGTGCGTTGCGGGCGGCGCTGGAGCGGCTGCTTGGCGACGCGGAGTTGCGCGCGCGGCTCGGCTCGGCGGCGCGGGAGCGGGCGCGGGCCGCGTTCTCGTGGGACGCGGCGGCGGCGGCGACGCTTGCCGCCGACCGCGACGCGCACACTCCCGGGTAG
- a CDS encoding NYN domain-containing protein has product MDRFGVFVDAGYLYAASGKLLFGTTDRKKFSLNFESIVERLIALGKKDSGSSYLRTYWYDGARNAVPSAQHLIVANLSGVKLRLGRLTPHGQKGVDSRIVRDLIVLATQQAISTAYLIGGDEDLREGVSEAQERGVRVVLVGVEPLNEQNLSPTLAMESDDVLVLKRDFVERHFRLRDPEFVEVIEPADPTDVEAHGGVFALAWSEKASPEELGAVIEQISRSIPPEIDRQLLAYGAGALKVGRLADEPKRQLRLGFGNTLKSLGASAPTDEEEDT; this is encoded by the coding sequence ATGGATCGCTTTGGCGTCTTTGTCGATGCGGGATATCTGTACGCGGCGTCCGGGAAGCTCCTCTTCGGAACGACGGACCGAAAGAAGTTCTCACTGAACTTCGAGTCCATCGTCGAGCGGCTGATCGCTCTTGGCAAAAAGGATTCAGGGTCATCGTATCTGCGTACCTACTGGTACGATGGCGCCAGAAACGCGGTACCATCTGCGCAGCATCTCATTGTTGCCAATCTCTCCGGGGTGAAGCTTCGTCTCGGCCGTCTGACCCCTCATGGTCAGAAGGGTGTCGACTCACGGATCGTGCGAGATCTCATCGTTCTCGCCACGCAGCAGGCGATCTCGACCGCGTACCTCATTGGCGGAGACGAGGACCTACGCGAGGGAGTCAGCGAGGCACAGGAGCGCGGAGTTCGCGTTGTCCTCGTGGGCGTCGAACCACTGAATGAGCAGAATCTCTCACCAACGCTCGCGATGGAGTCCGACGACGTGCTCGTTCTCAAACGTGACTTTGTAGAACGCCACTTCCGCCTTCGTGATCCCGAGTTCGTCGAGGTGATCGAGCCGGCGGATCCGACCGACGTCGAAGCGCACGGCGGCGTGTTCGCACTCGCCTGGAGCGAGAAGGCGTCGCCCGAAGAGCTAGGAGCGGTGATCGAGCAGATCTCTCGATCGATCCCACCCGAGATCGACCGACAACTTCTCGCGTACGGTGCCGGCGCGCTCAAGGTCGGAAGGCTAGCGGACGAGCCGAAGCGGCAGCTCCGGCTAGGGTTCGGCAATACGCTCAAGAGTTTGGGCGCGTCGGCGCCCACGGACGAAGAGGAGGACACGTAG
- a CDS encoding glycosyltransferase — protein sequence MRFVSPISFLYPERLAGAPSAWIPHVPFAFWLVEALRPSSIVELGTHTGVSYFAFCQAVQHLGLDTRCRAIDSWLGDEHAGYYGEDIYEDVRAYNDAHYSKFSELLRMTFDEAASRFADGSVDLLHIDGCHMHEAVRHDFETWSPKLSQRAVVLFHDTNVQERGFGVFRLWDELREQYPHFEFLHGSGLGVLGWGPTGSTDINALLSLNQNAVLIAKTRAAYERLGGSLLDWHGIRDVSAEPVARHTGADRSRIDIAARDAEIERLQHETFVLRSDLDRTAAALAELRQSSTWRATAPVRSFLASRPRLTRGLRRTAKLVWWTVTFQVIRRLRERRERGRARHGARGYADWIRAYDTISHEDVEALRNANALLTTQPLISVVMPVFEPEEHFLREAIESVLAQTYENWELCIADDASAHACVQRVLDELQICDARVKMVTRKTNDGISAASNDALELASGEWIALLDHDGILRPHALFMIARTVENHPGVMYIYSDEDKIDESGARIDPYFKPDWNRTLFYSQNYICHVSAFRRHLATRCGGFRAAFDGSQNWDLFLRMTAAITPEAIHHIPHVLYHCRALPSATDSIVDAKTCAVDAATRALKDRLTADGVQADVHTIRGSYNQVRYRLPADPPGVSIVIPTTGKLRFLEQCIEGVLRRTDYPNLKVLLVLSKDAMNVIEQRSYLEEIATDPRVRLLLHDDRPFNFSWVNNWAVSQVDDSIICFLNDDTDPISEGWLRSMVGHLLQEGVGAVGAKLYYPDGTIQHAGVVLGLGGVADHLYRSLPRESDGYFGRAKLDQDLSCVTAGCMLMRKAVFDDLGGFDESWGVAFNDVDLCIRIREAGWRIVWTPSAELYHRESISLGRHDAPARRAQFEDEVRMLRERWGAILDRDPHYNPNLSLERQWDLAFPPRVAYPWRAATEAEAIDRSPR from the coding sequence ATGCGATTCGTCTCACCCATCTCTTTCCTCTATCCTGAGCGCCTGGCTGGAGCGCCCTCCGCGTGGATCCCGCATGTCCCATTTGCGTTCTGGCTCGTCGAGGCGCTCAGGCCGTCTTCGATCGTTGAACTCGGCACGCACACAGGCGTCTCGTACTTCGCGTTCTGCCAGGCCGTTCAGCACCTCGGGCTCGATACTCGCTGCCGCGCTATCGATTCGTGGCTCGGTGACGAACACGCGGGATATTATGGCGAAGACATCTACGAGGACGTGCGCGCCTATAACGATGCGCATTACTCAAAGTTTTCCGAGCTTCTACGTATGACCTTCGATGAAGCAGCATCGCGCTTCGCCGATGGCTCCGTCGACCTTCTCCACATCGATGGGTGCCACATGCACGAGGCAGTGCGCCACGACTTCGAGACATGGTCACCCAAGCTTTCCCAGCGTGCAGTCGTTCTCTTCCACGACACCAATGTGCAGGAGAGAGGATTCGGAGTCTTCCGCCTCTGGGATGAGCTCAGGGAACAGTATCCGCACTTCGAGTTTCTGCACGGATCTGGGCTCGGCGTGCTCGGCTGGGGACCGACAGGCTCCACGGATATAAATGCTCTCCTAAGCCTGAATCAGAACGCGGTGCTCATAGCTAAGACCAGGGCCGCGTACGAACGTCTCGGGGGGAGTCTCCTCGACTGGCATGGGATTCGCGATGTAAGTGCGGAGCCTGTCGCGCGCCACACTGGCGCGGATCGATCCCGGATCGACATCGCAGCCCGGGACGCCGAGATAGAGCGCCTTCAGCACGAGACGTTTGTCCTCCGCAGCGACCTGGATCGGACGGCCGCCGCCCTTGCGGAGCTCCGGCAGAGTTCTACGTGGAGGGCCACGGCGCCCGTGCGTTCTTTCCTTGCCTCACGACCTCGGCTGACTCGCGGACTGAGGCGCACGGCGAAGCTGGTGTGGTGGACGGTGACGTTTCAAGTCATCAGACGGCTCCGAGAGCGGCGGGAACGTGGGCGGGCTCGGCACGGTGCGCGCGGCTACGCCGACTGGATTCGCGCATACGACACCATCAGCCACGAGGACGTGGAAGCCTTGCGCAACGCCAATGCCCTCTTGACGACGCAGCCGTTGATCTCGGTCGTCATGCCTGTGTTCGAACCCGAAGAGCATTTTCTTCGTGAAGCGATCGAATCCGTCCTTGCGCAGACGTACGAAAATTGGGAGCTGTGCATTGCCGATGACGCCTCCGCCCATGCCTGCGTTCAGCGGGTGCTCGACGAGTTGCAGATATGCGATGCTCGGGTGAAGATGGTAACCAGGAAGACGAATGACGGTATTTCTGCTGCGTCGAACGATGCTCTCGAGCTCGCCTCGGGCGAATGGATAGCGCTCCTCGACCACGACGGCATACTGCGTCCACATGCTCTATTCATGATTGCTCGAACGGTCGAGAACCACCCGGGTGTGATGTACATCTATTCTGACGAAGATAAGATTGATGAGTCCGGTGCGCGGATCGATCCCTATTTCAAACCCGATTGGAATCGGACTTTATTCTATTCGCAGAATTACATATGTCATGTCTCGGCTTTCAGACGGCACCTCGCCACACGGTGCGGCGGATTTCGCGCTGCCTTCGACGGCTCTCAGAACTGGGATCTGTTTCTCCGCATGACGGCGGCTATCACACCGGAGGCAATTCATCACATTCCTCATGTTCTCTACCATTGCCGGGCGCTGCCGTCCGCTACGGACTCGATCGTAGACGCGAAGACCTGCGCAGTCGACGCGGCGACACGAGCGCTGAAGGATCGTCTGACCGCTGACGGGGTGCAAGCGGACGTGCACACCATCCGTGGGAGCTACAATCAGGTTCGCTATCGGCTGCCTGCCGACCCTCCGGGCGTGAGCATCGTCATACCGACCACAGGCAAGCTGCGATTCCTCGAGCAGTGCATCGAGGGCGTGTTGCGTCGTACCGATTACCCCAATCTTAAGGTCTTGCTCGTGCTGAGCAAGGATGCGATGAACGTCATCGAGCAGCGGTCGTACCTGGAGGAGATCGCCACTGACCCACGCGTGCGGTTGCTCCTCCACGACGACAGGCCGTTCAACTTCTCGTGGGTGAACAACTGGGCGGTCTCTCAGGTAGACGACAGCATCATCTGCTTCCTGAACGACGACACAGATCCGATCAGCGAGGGCTGGCTTCGGTCGATGGTCGGGCATCTCCTACAGGAAGGCGTCGGGGCAGTCGGTGCGAAGCTCTACTACCCCGATGGCACCATTCAGCACGCCGGCGTCGTGCTCGGACTCGGTGGTGTAGCCGATCACCTCTACCGATCGCTCCCTCGCGAGTCGGACGGCTACTTCGGACGGGCGAAATTGGATCAGGATCTCTCGTGCGTGACCGCCGGTTGCATGCTTATGAGAAAGGCTGTGTTCGACGATCTCGGCGGGTTCGACGAGTCCTGGGGCGTTGCCTTCAACGACGTCGATCTCTGCATTCGTATTCGAGAGGCCGGATGGCGGATCGTCTGGACGCCCTCTGCCGAGCTCTATCATCGCGAGTCGATCTCGCTCGGGCGACATGACGCCCCAGCACGGCGAGCGCAGTTCGAAGACGAAGTACGCATGCTCAGGGAGCGATGGGGAGCGATCCTCGACCGCGATCCGCACTACAATCCGAATCTCTCGCTCGAGCGGCAGTGGGATCTCGCGTTCCCGCCACGCGTCGCCTATCCATGGCGAGCAGCAACAGAGGCTGAGGCGATCGATCGGTCTCCCCGGTAG
- a CDS encoding glycosyltransferase family 2 protein produces the protein METRLDDSPTGLGRPGPSGLRLRVERIEPTTVPAGRGCVLYLEGWCFHPERRIVRLDVVLGSRSDPVAAFPYARPDVVDALREPRARYSGFCAIVPVNGAMQPGEHEISLRATLEGGVVCLRQCGSITVEDEPTRAARESDGPRPSGADPLIAICMATYNPDKESIERQVETIRAQTHQRFVCLINDDGSDPGAWEWIKGAAGDDPRFVCSRNTHRLGFYRNFERCLSLVPTDAAYVALADQDDIWHPDKLATLVEAMHDSTVQLAYSDMNIVSATGLLIAPTAWANRPNNFTRLGSLVIINTVTGAASLFRRELLDDVLPFPPDVGHAYHDHWIACVALALGRLAYVDRALYDYVQHDSNTVGHYSGNLKSGLLYMLVRFLKNPSLRLRNTVALSRSLYLTEVVRMELIGRTLELRFAGRMAPDRAADVRRIARLSSSFRSLAWLLGRSARDVRGDSVTLGLENQIAKGILWRHGQALRARARRT, from the coding sequence GTGGAAACGAGGCTCGACGACTCGCCGACGGGACTCGGCCGGCCGGGACCCAGCGGGTTGAGGCTGCGTGTCGAGCGGATCGAGCCAACGACGGTGCCGGCAGGCCGCGGCTGCGTGCTCTACCTCGAGGGCTGGTGCTTCCACCCTGAGCGCAGGATCGTCCGCCTCGACGTCGTGCTCGGCAGCCGCTCGGACCCGGTCGCCGCCTTCCCGTACGCGCGCCCCGACGTGGTGGATGCACTGCGAGAGCCGCGGGCGCGCTACAGCGGCTTCTGCGCGATCGTCCCGGTCAACGGAGCGATGCAGCCGGGCGAGCACGAGATCTCCCTGCGAGCGACGCTCGAGGGAGGCGTTGTGTGCCTGCGCCAGTGCGGCTCCATCACCGTCGAGGATGAGCCGACCAGGGCCGCGCGCGAATCGGATGGCCCGCGGCCTTCCGGCGCCGATCCGCTCATCGCGATCTGTATGGCCACCTACAATCCCGACAAGGAATCGATCGAACGCCAGGTCGAGACGATCCGTGCGCAGACGCACCAGCGATTTGTCTGCCTCATCAACGACGACGGATCAGATCCCGGCGCCTGGGAGTGGATCAAGGGCGCAGCCGGTGACGATCCGCGTTTCGTCTGCTCTCGCAACACGCATCGGCTCGGGTTCTACCGTAACTTCGAGCGCTGCCTCTCTCTCGTCCCTACGGATGCAGCGTATGTCGCCCTCGCGGATCAGGACGACATCTGGCACCCCGACAAGCTCGCCACCCTGGTGGAAGCGATGCACGACAGCACCGTGCAGCTCGCATACAGCGACATGAACATCGTCTCGGCCACGGGCCTGCTCATCGCTCCTACTGCCTGGGCGAACCGGCCGAACAACTTCACTCGGCTCGGCTCGCTCGTGATCATCAACACGGTTACCGGGGCAGCATCGCTCTTCCGTCGCGAGCTGCTGGACGACGTCCTGCCGTTCCCACCGGATGTCGGGCACGCCTACCACGACCATTGGATCGCCTGCGTGGCACTTGCGCTCGGTCGGCTTGCTTACGTCGATCGAGCACTCTATGACTATGTTCAGCACGACTCGAACACCGTGGGCCACTACTCCGGCAACCTCAAGAGCGGGTTGCTATACATGCTCGTCCGTTTCCTGAAGAACCCTTCGCTCAGACTGCGAAACACGGTCGCTCTTTCCCGAAGCCTGTACCTGACGGAGGTCGTCCGAATGGAGTTGATCGGCCGTACGCTCGAGCTTCGTTTCGCAGGCCGCATGGCTCCCGATCGCGCCGCCGACGTGCGGCGGATCGCGCGCTTGAGCTCCTCGTTCCGTTCGCTCGCTTGGCTGCTCGGAAGAAGTGCGCGCGACGTGCGTGGGGATAGCGTGACCCTTGGATTGGAGAATCAGATCGCGAAGGGCATTCTCTGGCGTCACGGCCAGGCGCTGCGCGCGCGAGCCAGGCGCACATAG
- a CDS encoding glycosyltransferase family 2 protein, giving the protein MAPTSTPLVSVLVTARDNERHVGAALTSVLRQTLTSLELLVVDDGSADATPAIVESLRDERLRFVRFPESRGISARRNELLERARGRYVAPLDADDVWLPDRLERHVRLLESRPDLVAVGSDVLVVDDGVGVGRYFRLPRSDAAIRWNCLFTSPLIHSASTIRASAFHDGVRYDPAYPLAQDYDLWTKLLRRGRSENLAVPLTLYRVHSAQASQRRACERRAEQERIGLRAIEDPAGGHGPTGDRARLAWCLGAAMAVADEELEDAIDAYRELFARIESAYRGTSGLREARRIAATTLLRRAGLAADAAAWALRRAALAIDRRVTVSAVAVRAANIAAGRRYRRPAARLLADLAEA; this is encoded by the coding sequence GTGGCTCCTACGTCCACACCGCTCGTATCCGTTCTCGTCACGGCACGCGACAACGAGCGCCATGTCGGCGCCGCTCTGACGAGCGTTCTCCGGCAAACGCTCACGAGCCTGGAGCTGCTCGTCGTCGACGACGGCTCGGCTGATGCTACTCCTGCGATCGTCGAGTCCCTCCGTGACGAACGCCTCCGGTTCGTCCGCTTCCCGGAGAGCAGAGGCATCTCCGCTCGCCGGAACGAGCTCCTCGAGCGTGCGCGGGGCAGATACGTCGCTCCTCTCGACGCCGACGACGTCTGGCTCCCTGACCGGCTCGAGCGCCACGTGCGCCTCCTCGAGTCGCGCCCCGATCTCGTCGCGGTCGGGAGCGACGTTCTCGTCGTGGACGACGGGGTCGGCGTGGGACGCTATTTTCGCCTTCCTCGCTCGGATGCGGCGATCCGCTGGAACTGCCTGTTCACCTCGCCGCTGATCCATTCCGCCTCCACCATCCGTGCCTCGGCGTTCCACGACGGCGTCCGCTACGACCCGGCCTATCCGCTGGCTCAGGACTACGACCTCTGGACGAAGCTCCTCCGACGAGGGCGGTCAGAGAACCTCGCTGTGCCCTTGACGCTCTACCGTGTCCATTCGGCGCAGGCAAGCCAGCGGCGTGCCTGCGAGAGACGTGCCGAGCAGGAGCGGATCGGTCTGCGGGCGATCGAGGACCCCGCGGGAGGACATGGGCCGACGGGAGATCGCGCCCGGCTCGCGTGGTGTCTCGGTGCGGCCATGGCTGTCGCAGACGAGGAGCTCGAGGACGCGATCGACGCCTACAGAGAGCTCTTTGCCCGCATCGAGAGCGCGTATCGCGGCACGTCAGGTCTCCGCGAGGCTCGTCGCATCGCAGCGACGACGCTCCTCCGCCGAGCCGGCCTTGCGGCGGACGCCGCGGCCTGGGCGCTGCGGCGGGCGGCGCTGGCGATCGATCGGCGCGTCACCGTCTCGGCCGTGGCCGTGCGCGCCGCGAACATCGCGGCAGGACGCCGCTATCGGCGGCCGGCCGCGCGGCTCCTCGCGGATCTCGCCGAAGCGTGA
- a CDS encoding ABC transporter ATP-binding protein codes for MSSLANIAIEVAGVEKAFRLPHEQRTTFKEYFLHPLRHTTFERQRALSGVTFAVEEGEFFGIIGPNGSGKSTLLKVLAGIYRQDAGTVRVNGVLSPFIELGVGFNPELTGRDNIRINATLLGLTRRQIRERFDEIVGFGGLERFIDQKLKNFSSGMQVRLAYSIAIQVDFDILMLDEVLAVGDQEFQERCFETLAAIREAGKTIVFVSHDLGAIRDHCDRAMLLLDGSIRAIGKPDDVLSRYDAIVHPVIGART; via the coding sequence ATGAGCTCGCTCGCCAACATCGCGATCGAAGTCGCCGGCGTCGAGAAGGCGTTCCGGCTTCCCCACGAGCAGCGGACGACCTTCAAGGAGTATTTCCTGCACCCGCTGCGCCACACGACGTTCGAGCGTCAGCGCGCGCTCAGCGGCGTCACGTTCGCGGTCGAGGAGGGTGAGTTCTTCGGCATCATCGGGCCGAACGGCAGCGGCAAGAGCACTCTCCTCAAGGTGCTCGCCGGCATCTACCGCCAGGACGCGGGCACGGTGCGCGTGAACGGCGTGCTCTCCCCGTTCATCGAGCTCGGAGTCGGGTTCAACCCGGAGCTCACCGGCCGCGACAACATCCGCATCAACGCCACGCTGCTTGGGCTGACACGGCGCCAGATCCGGGAGCGCTTCGACGAGATCGTGGGCTTCGGCGGGCTCGAGCGGTTCATCGACCAGAAGCTCAAGAACTTCTCCTCCGGGATGCAGGTGCGGCTCGCGTATTCGATCGCGATCCAGGTGGACTTCGACATCCTCATGCTCGACGAGGTGCTCGCCGTCGGCGACCAGGAGTTCCAGGAGCGGTGCTTCGAGACGCTCGCGGCGATCCGGGAGGCGGGCAAGACGATCGTGTTCGTGTCACACGACCTCGGCGCCATCCGGGATCACTGCGACCGAGCAATGTTGCTGCTGGACGGCTCGATCCGGGCGATCGGGAAGCCGGACGACGTGCTGAGTCGCTACGACGCGATCGTCCACCCCGTCATCGGCGCCCGGACGTGA
- a CDS encoding ABC transporter permease, with protein MSSSALSPHRTSPRRALAHRLRVLYVIATAEFKLKYAGSALGYVWSVVKPLALFTLLYLVFGRVFKLNLLSPYYAVSLLVGIVLFTFFADATMLALISIVARDSIIRKLAFPRVIIPASATLTAMMTLLINLTVVGAFVAYKQIVPRLDWLLIPLLLVELYAFTLGVGLLLSALYVRLRDLQQVWELLLQLFFYASPILYPIGYLPPWGRQIVFLSPFTQVLQDIRSLLFYPDLPDNRITAASAFGSFGRLLPIGIAVGTLAVGYLFFRREQPWFAERA; from the coding sequence GTGTCGAGCTCCGCCCTGAGCCCGCACCGCACCTCGCCGCGCCGGGCACTCGCGCACCGGCTGCGCGTGCTCTACGTGATCGCGACGGCGGAGTTCAAGCTCAAGTACGCCGGCTCTGCGCTCGGGTACGTGTGGTCGGTCGTCAAGCCGCTCGCGCTGTTCACGCTCCTCTACCTCGTGTTCGGGCGCGTGTTCAAGCTGAACCTGCTCTCCCCGTACTACGCCGTCTCCCTGCTCGTCGGCATCGTCCTGTTCACGTTCTTCGCCGACGCGACCATGCTGGCTCTGATCTCGATCGTCGCGCGCGACTCGATCATCCGCAAGCTCGCGTTCCCACGCGTCATCATCCCGGCCTCCGCCACGCTCACGGCGATGATGACACTCCTCATCAACCTCACCGTCGTCGGCGCCTTCGTCGCCTACAAGCAGATCGTGCCACGGCTCGACTGGCTGCTGATCCCGCTCCTCCTGGTCGAGCTGTACGCCTTCACGCTCGGCGTCGGCCTGCTCCTGTCGGCGCTGTACGTCCGGCTGCGCGACCTCCAGCAGGTCTGGGAGCTCCTGCTCCAGCTCTTCTTCTATGCCTCGCCGATCCTCTACCCGATCGGCTACCTGCCTCCCTGGGGGCGGCAGATCGTGTTCCTCAGCCCGTTCACGCAGGTGCTGCAGGACATCCGCTCGCTGCTCTTCTACCCCGACCTGCCGGACAACCGAATCACGGCGGCCTCGGCGTTTGGAAGCTTTGGACGCTTGCTCCCGATCGGCATCGCCGTGGGTACGCTCGCCGTCGGCTACCTGTTCTTCAGGCGCGAGCAGCCATGGTTCGCGGAACGCGCATGA
- a CDS encoding glycosyltransferase family 4 protein: MEAGPALKVVAVFPEPTPYRAPLFDLIAARPGVDLLVAYAARTVAGRTWEVAIRHPHAFLGGFALPGARRLLRHDYPITPGILRVLERRRPDVAVVSGWSTFAAQAAIAWCRARRVPYVLVVESHDHDPRRAWRRAVKSAVVPRVVRNAAGVLVTGSLVRASMVARGARPDRIETFANTIDVEGFAERADRLAGRRPELRGSLGIEEGDVAVVCVARLVEEKALDALLRAAAAAGPPVVPVLVGDGPERARLEALAAELGSRVVFTGAVAWERIVEIYAASDVFALVSRHEPWGVAVNEAAACGLPLVLSDHVGAAHDLLRPGENGVLVPPDDVAATAAALRELAADRSLRLRLGARSRQIVAGWGYASSVRGFVQLLDAVCRHGDEHRASPSSP; encoded by the coding sequence ATGGAAGCTGGGCCTGCGCTGAAGGTCGTCGCCGTCTTCCCGGAGCCGACGCCCTACCGGGCGCCGCTGTTCGACCTGATCGCGGCCCGTCCCGGCGTCGACCTCCTCGTCGCCTACGCGGCGCGCACCGTTGCCGGGCGAACCTGGGAGGTGGCGATCCGGCACCCGCACGCCTTCCTCGGCGGCTTCGCGCTCCCGGGCGCGCGGCGGCTGCTCCGGCACGACTACCCGATCACGCCCGGCATCCTCCGCGTCCTCGAGCGGCGTCGCCCCGATGTCGCCGTCGTCTCCGGCTGGAGCACGTTCGCCGCCCAGGCCGCGATCGCCTGGTGCCGCGCGCGCCGGGTGCCGTACGTCCTCGTCGTCGAGAGCCACGACCACGACCCGCGACGCGCGTGGCGCCGTGCCGTCAAGAGCGCCGTCGTGCCCCGTGTCGTCCGCAACGCGGCCGGCGTGCTCGTCACCGGCTCGCTCGTCCGCGCGTCGATGGTCGCCCGCGGCGCCCGTCCCGACCGGATCGAGACGTTCGCCAACACCATCGACGTCGAGGGCTTCGCAGAGCGTGCCGACAGGCTCGCGGGCAGGCGGCCCGAGCTCCGCGGCAGCCTCGGGATCGAGGAGGGCGACGTCGCCGTCGTCTGCGTCGCCCGGCTCGTCGAGGAGAAGGCGCTCGACGCGCTTCTCCGCGCGGCGGCCGCGGCCGGGCCGCCCGTCGTCCCCGTCCTCGTCGGCGACGGCCCCGAGCGGGCTCGGCTCGAGGCGCTCGCCGCAGAGCTGGGCTCGCGTGTCGTGTTCACCGGCGCCGTCGCCTGGGAGCGGATCGTCGAGATCTATGCCGCGAGCGACGTCTTCGCCCTCGTCTCACGCCACGAGCCGTGGGGCGTCGCCGTCAACGAGGCGGCGGCGTGCGGCCTGCCACTCGTCCTCTCGGATCATGTCGGAGCTGCCCACGACCTCCTGCGCCCCGGGGAGAACGGCGTGCTCGTGCCTCCCGACGACGTCGCCGCCACCGCAGCCGCGTTGCGTGAGCTCGCGGCCGACAGGAGCCTCCGGCTCCGACTCGGGGCACGCTCCCGCCAGATCGTCGCCGGGTGGGGATACGCGAGCAGTGTGCGCGGCTTCGTGCAGCTGCTCGATGCCGTGTGCCGGCACGGCGACGAGCATCGCGCCTCCCCTTCCAGCCCGTAG
- a CDS encoding class I SAM-dependent methyltransferase, whose translation MSGSVTRTLRDSRPLIHEGGRTCAGLSWQALEWLEDRVAPGMRTLETGAGLSTVVFAASGARHTAVTPEAREEAAVRAVCRGLGIAEEGLDFVIGRSEEVLPGLSESRLDLVLVDGAHGFPYAILDWWQLARRLRLGGTMLLDDAYLPPVLAILDGLRGVPSWRVEGAIGDRTVLVRKLADELPPGVWPGGPFGGRQSFRYLPVRRRLVASTRHRMLSTRFGELAAGARRTLRSRRRS comes from the coding sequence ATGTCCGGCTCGGTGACACGAACGCTGCGGGACAGCCGACCGCTGATCCACGAGGGCGGCCGGACGTGCGCAGGACTGTCGTGGCAGGCACTCGAGTGGCTCGAGGACAGGGTCGCACCGGGGATGCGCACCCTCGAGACGGGAGCCGGGCTGAGCACGGTCGTCTTCGCCGCCTCGGGCGCACGACACACCGCGGTGACGCCCGAGGCTCGTGAGGAGGCTGCCGTCCGTGCCGTCTGTCGAGGCCTCGGAATCGCCGAGGAAGGGCTCGACTTCGTCATCGGTCGCTCGGAAGAGGTGCTCCCCGGACTTTCCGAGAGCAGGCTCGACCTCGTGCTCGTCGACGGAGCCCACGGGTTCCCGTATGCGATTCTCGACTGGTGGCAGCTCGCCCGCCGGCTGCGGCTCGGTGGGACGATGCTCCTCGACGACGCGTACCTGCCCCCGGTTCTCGCGATCCTCGACGGGTTGCGCGGAGTGCCGTCCTGGCGCGTGGAAGGCGCCATCGGCGACAGAACGGTTCTCGTGCGCAAGCTCGCGGACGAGCTTCCACCCGGGGTCTGGCCGGGCGGGCCGTTCGGGGGGCGCCAGAGCTTCCGCTATCTCCCCGTCCGTCGCCGCCTCGTCGCCTCGACGCGGCATCGCATGCTCTCGACGCGGTTCGGCGAGCTGGCCGCCGGCGCCCGCCGCACCCTCCGTAGCCGCCGCCGCTCGTGA